The Shewanella zhangzhouensis genome has a window encoding:
- a CDS encoding response regulator: MEKATVLVVDDTPENIDILVGILGQDYKVKVAIDGPRALALALKSPPDLILLDVMMPGMSGYEVCRRLKQEPMTAHIPVIFVTALAEVADETQGFELGAVDYITKPVSAPIVKVRVKTHLALYDQKRLLEEQVRERTRELEQTRFEIIRRLGRAAEYKDNETGLHVVRMSHYARLLARQAGLPEPFCELLYNAAPMHDIGKIGTPDAVLKKPAKLDAEEWEIMQQHASIGAEIIGEHPDPLLQMSRRIALTHHEKWDGSGYPNGLSGTEIPIEGRIVAIADVFDALTSIRPYKKAWSIEDTMALLESEAGKQFDPELVEHFKQILPEVVAVRDKHMETED, encoded by the coding sequence GATACCCCGGAGAACATCGATATTCTGGTGGGGATATTGGGGCAGGATTATAAGGTCAAGGTGGCCATTGATGGCCCAAGGGCGTTGGCGCTGGCGCTGAAGTCGCCTCCGGATTTGATTTTGCTGGACGTGATGATGCCCGGGATGAGTGGCTATGAGGTATGCCGCCGTCTTAAGCAGGAACCCATGACGGCCCATATCCCGGTGATTTTCGTTACCGCCCTTGCCGAGGTCGCTGACGAAACCCAGGGCTTTGAGCTGGGGGCCGTGGACTATATCACCAAGCCGGTGAGTGCGCCCATTGTGAAGGTGAGGGTGAAAACCCACCTGGCACTTTACGACCAGAAGAGACTGCTCGAAGAGCAGGTGCGAGAACGGACCAGGGAGCTTGAACAGACCCGCTTTGAGATTATCCGCCGTCTCGGCCGCGCCGCCGAATACAAGGACAACGAAACCGGGTTGCACGTGGTACGCATGAGCCATTATGCGAGATTGCTGGCACGACAGGCCGGGCTGCCTGAACCCTTCTGCGAGCTCCTGTACAATGCAGCGCCCATGCATGATATAGGCAAAATAGGCACCCCCGATGCGGTACTGAAAAAGCCGGCCAAGCTGGATGCCGAAGAGTGGGAAATCATGCAGCAGCACGCCAGCATAGGTGCCGAAATCATTGGCGAACATCCGGATCCGCTGCTGCAGATGTCCCGCCGTATTGCCCTGACTCACCATGAGAAATGGGATGGCTCTGGCTATCCCAATGGCCTCAGTGGCACTGAGATCCCCATCGAAGGGCGTATCGTCGCCATTGCCGATGTGTTCGATGCCCTGACGTCCATCAGACCTTATAAGAAGGCATGGAGTATTGAAGACACCATGGCCTTGCTGGAGTCGGAAGCCGGCAAGCAGTTTGACCCTGAGCTGGTGGAGCACTTCAAGCAGATATTGCCCGAGGTGGTGGCGGTGCGCGATAAACACATGGAAACGGAAGACTAG